From the Paenibacillus sp. MMS20-IR301 genome, the window CACCAGCACCGGTGTTAAATAATTGCCCGTATCCATGGAGATGTAAGGCATCAGGAACTGATGCCGCACAAGCTCCCAGATGCCGACCATCACCGTGGGCAGCAGCAGAATAAGCACTTTGATTACGGTATACGTCGCTGTCCCCTCCCTAAATCCTGATTTTAACTTTAGCATTCCCCGTCGTTAAGCCGCATGACTCTTTCGGGCTATGCCCGACGATAAATGTTACAAATTTAAGTATTCAAAATATAATCTCATCTCATATACTTGCATTCCGGTCTTCCTGTAACTTCAGGTCGCTTATCCCTATCCGTTAAGGTACACTAGAAACTGCATACATTCAATGATTATCCCAAGCTGACTATACAGGAGCGACGCTGAAATGAAACGGATTACGATTCTTATCGCCGATGATGATGCGGAGATTGCCGGACTGATCGGACTGCATCTTGAGAAAGAGGGCTATCACATCATCAAGGTTACCAGCGGCACAGCTGCGGTACAAGCAGTCCAGACTCAGCATATTGACCTTGCGGTACTGGATATTATGATGCCCGGTATGGACGGGTATGAGGTGACCCGGCAGATCCGGGAGCAGCATGGGCTGCCGATTATCTTTTTGAGCGCGAAGACTTCAGATCTGGACAAAATCACCGGGCTTGTCATCGGCGCCGACGATTATATGACCAAGCCGTTTAACCCCATGGAGCTGGTGGCGAGAGTGAATGCGCAGCTCCGCCGTTCCATGCTGCTGAGCCAGCCGGTTGCAGAGCAGAAGGCCGTGCTGGAAACGGGAGGTCTGATCATCGATCCGGACCGCCGCTCGGTCATATGTTACGGCAATACAGTAGAGCTTACACCGAAGGAGTTCGACATTCTGTATCTGCTGGCCAGCTATCCGAAGAAGGTATTCAGCGCAGAGCAGCTGTTCCGGCAGGTCTGGGGCGAAGCCTATTATGAAGGCGGGAACACGGTCATGGTTCACATCCGCACCCTGCGCAAGAAGCTCGGGGAAGAGCCGAACAAGAATACCTGGATCAAAACCATCTGGGGGGTCGGGTACACATTCAATGGCTAACCTATTCCGCAGCTTCCGCTTCAAGATGATCCAGCTGCTGGTGCTGAGTATGCTTTGCTCCGGCGCTATAACTTTTACACTCTATAAAATCCTCCAGCTGTACTATACCTCGCAGGTTAAGATGGAGGATAAACTGGCCCGCTACCGCTGGATGATTGCTGACATTGGGGATTTCAACTTCTTCCTCATCTTCTTCATCCCGCTGGCGCTGCTGTTCTTCTTCCTGTTCACCAAGCCTTATGCCCGTTATTTCAAAGAGATCTCAGAGCATATCCGCCTCTTGGCAAGCGGAGATTTCACAAGCCGTATCCATATCACTTCCAGCGATGAGTTCGAGGATATTGCCGCCGACCTCAATCTGGCCAAGGATAAGCTGCAGCAGGCTGTGGAACGCGGGGATTTCGCCGAGAACAGCAAGGATAAGCTTGTGCTTAATCTGGCGCATGATCTGCGGACTCCGCTGACATCCGTGCTGGGTTATCTGGATCTCGTGCTGAAGGACGGGCAATTAAGCGCTGAACAGGTCAAGCATTATACAACCATTGCCTACACCAAATCGCAGCGGCTGGAGAAGCTGATCGACGAGCTGTTCGAGATTACCCGGATGAATTACGGCATGCTCACTGTAGAACAAACTCCACTTGATCTGAGCGAGCTGCTGGAACAGTTAAGTGAAGAAATGTACCCGATGCTGGAGAATAGCGGTCTGACTGCCCGGCTTATGCTGCCTCCGCAGCTGAAGAT encodes:
- a CDS encoding response regulator transcription factor; protein product: MKRITILIADDDAEIAGLIGLHLEKEGYHIIKVTSGTAAVQAVQTQHIDLAVLDIMMPGMDGYEVTRQIREQHGLPIIFLSAKTSDLDKITGLVIGADDYMTKPFNPMELVARVNAQLRRSMLLSQPVAEQKAVLETGGLIIDPDRRSVICYGNTVELTPKEFDILYLLASYPKKVFSAEQLFRQVWGEAYYEGGNTVMVHIRTLRKKLGEEPNKNTWIKTIWGVGYTFNG
- a CDS encoding HAMP domain-containing sensor histidine kinase, which translates into the protein MANLFRSFRFKMIQLLVLSMLCSGAITFTLYKILQLYYTSQVKMEDKLARYRWMIADIGDFNFFLIFFIPLALLFFFLFTKPYARYFKEISEHIRLLASGDFTSRIHITSSDEFEDIAADLNLAKDKLQQAVERGDFAENSKDKLVLNLAHDLRTPLTSVLGYLDLVLKDGQLSAEQVKHYTTIAYTKSQRLEKLIDELFEITRMNYGMLTVEQTPLDLSELLEQLSEEMYPMLENSGLTARLMLPPQLKITGDGELLARVFENLLTNAVRYGKDGQYVDIRCMLEGERVLVQIINYGEFIPEEEQPFLFDMFYTGDRARTHQEGSTGLGLFIAKNIVEQHQGTISVTSDRIRTVFEVRLPALTQI